The following coding sequences are from one Pusillimonas sp. DMV24BSW_D window:
- a CDS encoding CynX/NimT family MFS transporter, whose product MQNSSNASTRRETAASSPPAAGNGSLKSKLFLVFVIVFIAANLRTASIAVGPVIESIQANLSLSGSAVGLLLTLPILCYGAFAPLAPKMLRYTSAEHLILVGCIIFAFGLVLRSLFGTFGLYSGTLIAGAGTSVVMVVLPAIIKKNFPDKAGMMMGFYSTALCLGATIAAAFTVPLENVPGSDWRWALGFWTLPLIVSIFMWVPYTKGQKPNASRARSASPRLRKCWLAWQVSLFMGIQSSIAYCVFGWLPVMLIERGMTALTAGFILSITLGVQLITSLTAPWIATRGKDQRATIAVMLSMAVFGLMTTIYGSMSLMWLWATVLGLGLGGMFSIALSLLVLRAPTPQLAASLSGMAQGVGYIVAAIGPVIVGLLHELTGGWDAVAVFYLILVSGSCFFGMGAGRAKYVSSPDSDS is encoded by the coding sequence ATGCAGAACTCTTCAAATGCTTCAACCCGCCGGGAAACCGCCGCTTCCAGCCCACCTGCCGCCGGCAACGGAAGCCTGAAATCAAAGCTTTTCCTGGTTTTTGTTATTGTTTTTATCGCAGCCAACCTGCGCACGGCCTCTATCGCGGTCGGGCCGGTCATCGAATCCATTCAGGCCAACCTGTCGCTGTCGGGCTCTGCGGTGGGTTTGCTTCTTACCCTACCCATTCTTTGCTACGGCGCATTTGCACCACTTGCGCCCAAAATGTTGCGCTATACGTCGGCCGAACATCTCATTCTTGTCGGTTGCATCATTTTCGCGTTCGGTTTAGTGCTACGCAGCCTGTTCGGCACCTTCGGTCTCTACTCCGGCACACTGATCGCCGGCGCGGGCACCAGCGTGGTCATGGTGGTGCTACCCGCCATTATCAAGAAAAACTTTCCCGATAAAGCCGGCATGATGATGGGGTTTTATTCCACCGCGCTCTGCTTGGGCGCTACGATTGCCGCCGCATTCACGGTACCGCTTGAAAATGTGCCCGGAAGCGATTGGCGTTGGGCGCTGGGCTTTTGGACACTACCGCTGATCGTCTCCATCTTCATGTGGGTACCCTACACAAAAGGACAAAAGCCGAATGCATCGCGGGCCCGCTCAGCATCGCCCCGGCTGCGCAAATGCTGGCTGGCTTGGCAGGTTTCACTGTTCATGGGCATTCAGTCTTCAATCGCTTATTGTGTATTCGGCTGGCTGCCGGTGATGCTCATTGAACGCGGCATGACGGCCCTGACTGCCGGTTTCATCCTGTCTATTACGCTGGGCGTGCAACTTATTACGTCGCTTACTGCACCTTGGATTGCCACACGTGGTAAAGACCAGCGCGCCACGATTGCCGTCATGCTATCAATGGCTGTGTTCGGGCTCATGACCACCATTTACGGGTCGATGAGCCTAATGTGGCTATGGGCCACTGTTTTGGGACTGGGGCTGGGCGGCATGTTCAGCATCGCCCTATCGCTATTGGTGTTGCGGGCGCCCACCCCTCAGTTGGCAGCGTCACTTTCCGGCATGGCACAGGGTGTGGGCTACATCGTGGCCGCCATCGGGCCGGTGATTGTCGGGCTTTTGCACGAGCTTACAGGTGGGTGGGACGCCGTTGCCGTGTTCTACCTGATCCTTGTGAGCGGCTCATGCTTTTTTGGTATGGGGGCCGGGCGCGCCAAATACGTTAGCTCGCCTGACTCAGACTCTTAA
- a CDS encoding MFS transporter: MMTSTVASASGASNRLAYLVVIAGVVAGLHVWKLPPSLPVLQAQLGLTLVESGFLLSMVQTAGMFLGLIVGLFAEKIGLRRCVLIGLTLLSIGSFLAPTIDMRIAVLGFRVMEGVGFLMVTMPAPALIRRLVDTAFLSRILGVWGGYVPIATVIALLGGSLILSLSGWRALWWILSILTAVVAYIVWRKTPPDPAPEAQKQSSKPGTPLEKKPSFLALAMETLSSLNVWFLGLCFAVYSGQWMAIVAFMPTIYVEAGFSGFMAGAMTTVIAAGNAVGSFSAGRLLHRGWKPHWLNNFAFVAMGVCAFLAFAFPIPTALQLALIVLFSATGGLIPATLYYMVMELAPSRRTLAPTMGWMQQGMAMGQFSGPPLVAWVATLAGGWSMAWTIPAVCSLIGLAISTRLGRQFLVRVQGR, translated from the coding sequence ATGATGACTTCCACTGTCGCGTCCGCAAGCGGCGCTTCAAACCGATTGGCTTATCTGGTCGTAATTGCCGGTGTCGTAGCCGGTTTGCATGTTTGGAAGCTGCCCCCATCCTTGCCTGTGTTGCAGGCACAATTGGGTCTGACGCTGGTGGAGTCGGGCTTTTTGCTTTCCATGGTGCAAACAGCGGGGATGTTTTTGGGCCTGATTGTCGGTTTGTTTGCCGAAAAAATAGGTTTGCGCCGCTGTGTCCTTATTGGCTTAACACTGTTGTCGATTGGTTCGTTTTTGGCGCCTACCATTGATATGCGCATTGCCGTATTGGGTTTTCGCGTCATGGAAGGGGTGGGCTTTCTGATGGTAACCATGCCGGCCCCGGCATTGATTCGGCGCCTGGTAGACACGGCGTTTTTAAGCCGTATTCTGGGAGTTTGGGGCGGCTATGTGCCTATTGCAACAGTCATTGCCCTGTTGGGCGGCTCGCTGATTCTAAGCTTAAGCGGCTGGCGCGCCTTGTGGTGGATCTTGTCGATACTGACGGCGGTCGTCGCCTATATCGTGTGGCGTAAGACTCCACCCGACCCCGCCCCGGAGGCCCAGAAACAAAGTTCGAAACCGGGCACGCCGCTAGAAAAGAAGCCTTCGTTTCTCGCCCTGGCAATGGAAACCCTGAGCTCTTTGAATGTCTGGTTTTTGGGTTTATGTTTCGCGGTGTATTCCGGTCAATGGATGGCCATTGTTGCCTTCATGCCTACCATTTATGTGGAAGCTGGGTTTTCCGGCTTTATGGCGGGTGCCATGACAACCGTCATTGCTGCGGGCAATGCCGTGGGCAGTTTCTCGGCAGGACGTTTGTTGCACCGTGGATGGAAGCCCCACTGGTTGAATAATTTTGCTTTCGTGGCCATGGGTGTGTGTGCCTTCCTGGCTTTTGCTTTTCCGATTCCAACCGCATTGCAATTGGCGCTGATTGTTTTGTTTTCGGCGACGGGCGGCCTGATTCCCGCCACTTTGTATTACATGGTAATGGAGTTGGCTCCTTCGCGTCGTACGTTGGCGCCGACCATGGGCTGGATGCAGCAAGGAATGGCAATGGGACAGTTTTCCGGGCCTCCCTTGGTTGCGTGGGTGGCCACGCTGGCCGGCGGATGGTCGATGGCCTGGACCATTCCCGCTGTGTGTTCGCTTATTGGCCTGGCCATTTCCACCCGCCTTGGACGCCAGTTTCTGGTGCGTGTACAGGGGCGCTAG
- a CDS encoding TetR/AcrR family transcriptional regulator, producing MARTRALDYEDRKKDILKAAAVLFARKGYSETLLEDIAEQCGMKKSSLYHYHRSKHAILHSLISWKIEDLAWKVEAAVEQEQSAEKKLRAFTQTLVSEYIRVPEEVTVLLTQMRYLNRPAMRSVIVIQERIINRAVILIQALRPDVEMTRKKVTALAMMYFGMTNWIHVWYKPSGSIKPADLSALIVDTFVNGVQHLPVEQLN from the coding sequence ATGGCGCGCACCCGAGCACTGGATTATGAAGACCGCAAGAAAGATATTCTGAAAGCGGCGGCGGTTCTATTTGCCCGCAAAGGTTATAGCGAAACCCTGCTGGAAGACATTGCCGAACAATGCGGCATGAAAAAATCGTCGCTTTATCATTATCACCGTTCAAAACACGCGATCCTGCATAGCCTGATCAGCTGGAAAATTGAAGACCTGGCCTGGAAGGTTGAAGCGGCGGTTGAACAAGAGCAGAGCGCCGAAAAAAAACTGCGCGCGTTCACCCAAACTCTGGTCAGCGAATACATTCGCGTTCCGGAAGAGGTAACCGTGCTGCTCACGCAAATGCGCTATTTGAATCGCCCTGCAATGCGGTCGGTTATTGTTATTCAGGAACGCATTATCAACCGGGCGGTAATATTGATTCAAGCCTTGCGCCCCGATGTGGAAATGACCCGTAAAAAGGTCACTGCGCTGGCCATGATGTACTTTGGCATGACCAACTGGATACACGTTTGGTACAAACCTTCAGGCTCCATTAAGCCGGCAGATCTTTCTGCATTAATAGTGGATACGTTTGTGAATGGCGTGCAGCATTTGCCGGTTGAGCAGTTGAACTAG
- a CDS encoding glutathione S-transferase family protein, translating into MRQPVRLFGTPLSNYYNKVKIALIELERPFTEVLHLPGEQWPDKGSPSGKIPFLETADGFIYESQAIVEYLEDTTPNYSCYPARAMEKARCRELIQTIELYIELPARRLYPAAFWGRPCRQNLADDALQEISHGLRILGRRTLFSPWIGGNNFTHADAVAWAHLTTVNNALRALKQPDVLSEVLPNIHNYLKHALTRPSIERADNDLRQAWHNRNQNTTS; encoded by the coding sequence ATGCGCCAACCCGTACGCCTTTTCGGCACCCCCCTAAGCAACTACTACAACAAGGTGAAAATCGCTTTGATCGAATTGGAGCGCCCCTTCACGGAAGTGCTGCATTTGCCCGGCGAACAATGGCCCGACAAGGGCAGCCCAAGTGGAAAAATTCCGTTCCTGGAAACCGCAGACGGCTTTATTTACGAGTCGCAGGCTATCGTAGAATACCTTGAGGACACAACACCAAACTATTCATGCTACCCCGCCCGCGCGATGGAAAAAGCACGTTGCCGGGAACTGATTCAAACGATTGAGTTGTACATTGAACTGCCCGCCCGCAGACTTTACCCCGCTGCTTTTTGGGGCCGCCCGTGCCGGCAAAACCTGGCCGATGATGCGCTCCAGGAAATTTCGCATGGCTTGCGTATATTAGGCCGGCGCACATTATTTAGCCCATGGATTGGCGGCAACAACTTTACCCACGCCGACGCGGTCGCGTGGGCTCACTTAACAACCGTCAACAACGCGCTGCGCGCACTTAAACAGCCCGATGTTCTAAGCGAAGTACTACCCAACATTCACAATTACCTTAAACACGCATTGACCCGCCCAAGTATCGAACGCGCAGACAACGACTTGCGCCAGGCATGGCACAATCGCAACCAGAACACGACGTCCTAA
- a CDS encoding AMP-binding protein, producing the protein MSSEELDTLNAIQNQRPHAPFRKLEFAPVNIALTAREDGAQLLTNRQPLAPLPVQQIGEYLRLHARNRPDQIFLAEPAADERNWNTLSYAQALAKVNALSQWLLNQSLPAEQPVFILSENSINQALLQFAAMQVGIPVMPLSAAYSLMSKTCGKIADLTQRFVPALIYAEEGERFQTAIQVAQKHAPHAKILCHRPGPITHAAQLNDAFATTPTNRVDEAFNKVNHDTIARLLLTSGSTGSPKAVIMTQRNIIASGVLWDQVWPFLKTQPPIMLDWLPWNHTAGAHGALAMVLRHGGTLYLDDGKPVPKLIDRTIRHLREIKPNVMVNVPRGLDMLVAAIEENPEAAKDIFTNLQIIVYGGAALSTQTLLKLEQLSAQATGERIPISASLGSTETTMPATLIWWPPQILGTLGLPAPGVEAKLIPNEDRYEIRFRGPNITPGYFNDLQANEKSFDEEGFLKTGDAVQWVNPNDPTQGLVYAGRMSENFKLTSGTWVSVATVRGHLLPQLHPFVSDAVLTGHNAEQLGALLFLNAHQIRKRFPELKDATDQALTTYPPLLEQLAQGIERHNQNYPGSSTRICRALLLDSPPSIDDNEITDKGYINQSGVLKKRAHAVKRLYECKASAGDCLVCN; encoded by the coding sequence ATGAGCAGTGAAGAGTTAGACACGCTGAATGCAATTCAGAATCAACGCCCTCATGCCCCCTTCCGAAAGCTTGAGTTCGCCCCGGTTAACATCGCGCTGACCGCCCGCGAAGACGGCGCCCAGCTACTGACCAATCGGCAGCCCCTGGCTCCCCTACCGGTTCAGCAGATTGGAGAATATTTACGCTTGCACGCCCGGAACCGACCTGACCAGATCTTTCTGGCGGAGCCGGCAGCCGACGAGCGCAATTGGAACACATTAAGCTACGCACAAGCGCTGGCAAAAGTGAATGCGTTATCGCAATGGTTGTTAAATCAGTCTCTGCCCGCCGAACAGCCGGTTTTTATCTTAAGCGAAAACAGTATTAACCAGGCGCTCTTGCAGTTTGCCGCCATGCAGGTCGGCATTCCGGTCATGCCCTTGTCGGCCGCTTACAGCTTAATGTCAAAAACCTGCGGCAAAATTGCCGACCTTACACAACGCTTTGTTCCCGCGCTTATTTATGCCGAAGAGGGTGAGCGTTTTCAAACGGCTATTCAGGTTGCGCAAAAGCACGCGCCCCACGCCAAAATATTGTGCCATCGCCCCGGCCCAATTACCCATGCCGCACAATTAAATGATGCATTCGCAACGACGCCGACAAACAGGGTTGATGAAGCCTTCAATAAGGTTAACCACGATACGATTGCACGGCTGTTGCTGACATCTGGATCCACAGGCAGCCCCAAAGCGGTCATCATGACGCAACGCAATATCATTGCCTCGGGCGTACTGTGGGACCAAGTCTGGCCTTTCCTGAAAACACAACCGCCCATTATGCTCGACTGGCTCCCATGGAACCACACGGCCGGCGCACACGGCGCGTTAGCCATGGTATTGCGTCATGGCGGCACGCTGTACCTGGACGATGGCAAGCCTGTACCCAAACTCATCGACCGGACCATTCGACACCTTCGCGAGATTAAACCGAATGTCATGGTGAACGTACCGCGGGGGCTTGATATGCTGGTTGCGGCCATAGAAGAAAATCCCGAGGCCGCAAAAGATATTTTTACCAACCTGCAAATTATCGTTTACGGCGGAGCGGCGCTCTCCACTCAAACATTGCTGAAACTCGAACAACTCAGCGCGCAGGCAACCGGTGAACGCATCCCTATTTCCGCTTCGCTGGGCTCAACCGAAACAACCATGCCCGCCACACTCATATGGTGGCCACCCCAAATACTGGGGACTCTGGGCTTGCCTGCACCAGGGGTTGAGGCCAAGCTGATTCCAAACGAGGATCGATACGAGATTCGTTTTCGCGGGCCCAACATCACGCCGGGTTACTTTAACGACCTGCAGGCCAATGAAAAAAGTTTCGACGAAGAAGGGTTCTTGAAAACCGGCGACGCAGTGCAATGGGTGAACCCAAACGACCCTACCCAAGGCCTGGTGTATGCCGGACGCATGTCGGAAAACTTCAAGCTGACCAGCGGGACCTGGGTGTCGGTGGCCACCGTTCGCGGGCATTTATTACCCCAGCTTCACCCCTTTGTTTCCGACGCGGTTCTAACCGGACACAACGCCGAACAACTGGGCGCCCTTCTATTCCTGAATGCGCATCAAATCCGCAAACGGTTCCCGGAACTGAAAGATGCCACCGACCAAGCGCTTACTACGTACCCGCCGTTACTTGAACAACTGGCACAAGGCATAGAGCGACACAACCAAAACTACCCAGGCAGCAGCACCCGAATCTGTCGCGCCTTGTTGTTGGATTCACCGCCCAGCATTGATGACAATGAAATCACCGACAAAGGCTACATTAATCAATCAGGCGTATTGAAAAAGCGTGCCCACGCGGTAAAGCGGTTGTATGAATGCAAGGCCTCGGCCGGCGACTGCCTGGTTTGCAACTAG
- a CDS encoding NADPH:quinone oxidoreductase family protein has protein sequence MTYASKLFALLCNAYGAPPHIQTVALPAAAPLGENDVRMQVHYAAFNFTDHLLIQGRYQDKPNLPFIPGLDAAGVVLEAGTNVTQFKPGDQVVSSGVVGAWASQLTAPANRLVHIPPGLSQAHAVASINSHLTAYHGLIDRAQLKAGERVLVLGANGAVGKACIQIAEHFGARVATVERHDTNQLIIKDNTLPAATTIIDKAELKAGIRTVLGRHGADIVVDPLGDFYTEAAVRNLAWRGRLLVVGFAAGDIPKISTNLLLLKGASLAGVYCGGLLFQETSSFTRQMADMFQLMANGVLTPLPYESMPAHDFTPIWSRFSCAEKGSKILLNFQTETGNTNEQ, from the coding sequence ATGACTTACGCATCCAAGCTATTTGCGCTTCTATGCAATGCATACGGCGCGCCTCCACACATCCAAACAGTGGCCCTGCCCGCAGCGGCGCCGCTGGGTGAAAATGATGTGCGCATGCAAGTGCATTATGCAGCGTTCAATTTCACCGACCATCTTTTGATTCAGGGTCGCTACCAAGACAAACCCAACCTCCCCTTTATCCCGGGACTTGATGCCGCAGGAGTGGTGTTGGAAGCCGGTACAAACGTAACGCAATTCAAACCCGGCGATCAAGTCGTTTCAAGCGGCGTGGTTGGGGCCTGGGCATCGCAGCTGACCGCTCCAGCCAATCGATTGGTTCACATACCGCCTGGTTTAAGCCAGGCACATGCCGTGGCCTCAATCAATTCACATTTAACTGCGTATCACGGCCTGATCGATCGTGCCCAATTGAAAGCGGGCGAGCGCGTATTAGTGTTGGGAGCGAACGGAGCGGTAGGCAAAGCCTGTATTCAAATCGCAGAACATTTCGGCGCCCGCGTCGCGACCGTTGAACGCCACGACACAAACCAATTGATAATCAAAGACAACACCCTCCCTGCTGCGACCACAATAATCGATAAAGCGGAGTTGAAAGCGGGAATCCGAACGGTGCTGGGTCGCCACGGTGCCGACATCGTCGTCGACCCCCTTGGTGATTTCTATACCGAAGCGGCGGTGCGCAACCTGGCCTGGCGCGGCCGACTATTGGTTGTGGGCTTTGCCGCCGGCGACATACCAAAAATTTCAACCAACTTATTGCTGCTTAAAGGTGCATCTTTGGCAGGCGTTTATTGCGGCGGCCTGCTCTTTCAAGAGACATCATCGTTCACCCGCCAAATGGCCGACATGTTTCAGTTAATGGCAAACGGCGTGTTAACGCCATTGCCCTATGAAAGCATGCCCGCACACGACTTCACACCGATATGGTCCCGCTTTTCCTGCGCCGAAAAGGGCAGCAAAATACTCCTTAACTTTCAAACCGAAACGGGCAATACAAATGAGCAGTGA
- a CDS encoding ABC transporter substrate-binding protein, with translation MQLRSKLLALAAGLAFAASAQADIKIGVISSATGPVSLIGIPQKNTVALMPTEIAGEKVEYITFDDASDPSNTVTLIKKLISEENIDALVGPSSSPNAMAVLDFIAEAKVPTLAPVGTIAIVLPMDDKRRWVFKTTQNDGLVADKLFKHMKETGKKTVGFIGTGDTFGETWYKVAQDYAKKYGIEIVANERFKRPDTSVTGQALKVLSAKPDAVLIAAPGGPAVLPQATLTDMGYKGTFYQTHGAALKEFIKLGGKKVEGTILGGSLMLAPEDAPDSNPAKKVALEYINAYKDKYGEVPATFGGNMYDAGLLLEQAVPAALKKGEPGTEAFRVALRDELEKVKDLAGTQGVYNMTPEDHSGFDERGVELLTIENGEFKLVK, from the coding sequence ATGCAACTGCGTTCCAAACTTCTGGCTTTGGCAGCCGGGCTTGCTTTTGCCGCCTCTGCCCAGGCCGACATCAAAATCGGTGTTATTTCGTCGGCAACCGGGCCGGTTTCATTAATTGGTATTCCGCAAAAGAACACTGTCGCTTTAATGCCAACCGAAATTGCGGGCGAAAAAGTGGAGTACATCACTTTCGACGACGCCAGTGACCCCAGCAATACCGTCACACTCATCAAAAAACTGATTTCGGAAGAAAACATTGACGCTTTGGTAGGCCCTTCAAGCTCACCCAACGCAATGGCGGTTCTCGACTTCATCGCCGAAGCAAAAGTCCCCACCCTGGCGCCGGTAGGCACCATTGCAATTGTGCTTCCTATGGATGACAAACGACGCTGGGTTTTCAAAACAACCCAGAATGACGGCCTGGTTGCCGACAAACTCTTCAAGCACATGAAGGAAACGGGCAAGAAAACCGTTGGCTTCATTGGCACCGGCGATACTTTCGGGGAGACCTGGTACAAAGTTGCACAAGATTACGCCAAAAAATACGGTATTGAAATCGTCGCCAACGAGCGCTTCAAGCGCCCCGATACATCGGTAACCGGCCAGGCTCTGAAAGTGCTATCGGCCAAACCCGATGCCGTGCTTATTGCGGCGCCCGGCGGCCCGGCCGTATTACCGCAGGCCACACTCACCGACATGGGCTACAAGGGCACTTTCTATCAAACTCACGGCGCGGCCTTGAAAGAGTTCATTAAGCTTGGGGGTAAAAAAGTTGAGGGTACGATTCTGGGTGGCAGTCTGATGCTGGCACCTGAAGACGCTCCCGACAGCAACCCCGCCAAGAAGGTCGCGCTTGAGTACATCAACGCATACAAAGACAAATACGGTGAAGTCCCCGCAACCTTCGGTGGCAACATGTACGATGCCGGCTTGCTGCTCGAACAAGCCGTTCCCGCTGCATTGAAGAAAGGCGAACCAGGCACTGAGGCATTCCGCGTTGCCTTGCGCGACGAGCTGGAAAAAGTCAAAGATCTGGCCGGCACTCAAGGTGTTTACAACATGACACCGGAAGACCACAGCGGCTTTGACGAGCGTGGCGTTGAGCTTCTTACTATTGAGAACGGCGAGTTCAAACTGGTTAAGTAA
- a CDS encoding flavin reductase family protein — protein sequence MIETKPELRHAFGRFATGIAVVTTLNEENEPYGLTINSFASVSMAPPLISWNVIRGSTAHNTICQAKRFVINILAKEQRHIAQQMTGPIERRFHCLACEWSDSGLPVIPGALATFVCSTHALVEAGDHDIVLGIVNDFSHRDGAPLVYWKGEYASAMHDSV from the coding sequence ATGATTGAAACCAAACCGGAATTGCGTCACGCATTCGGGCGATTCGCTACCGGCATCGCCGTTGTCACCACACTGAACGAAGAGAACGAACCCTACGGGCTCACCATCAACTCGTTCGCCAGTGTATCGATGGCTCCTCCGTTGATTAGCTGGAATGTCATTCGCGGGTCCACGGCACATAACACCATTTGCCAGGCGAAGCGTTTCGTTATCAACATTCTGGCTAAAGAGCAACGCCATATTGCCCAGCAAATGACCGGCCCCATCGAGCGCCGTTTTCATTGCTTGGCTTGTGAATGGTCCGACAGCGGCCTGCCGGTTATCCCCGGTGCCCTGGCCACATTCGTCTGCTCCACTCACGCCTTGGTAGAAGCGGGTGATCACGACATTGTGCTAGGTATTGTGAACGACTTTTCCCATCGCGACGGCGCCCCCCTCGTGTACTGGAAAGGGGAGTATGCTAGCGCCATGCACGATTCTGTATAA
- a CDS encoding acyl-CoA dehydrogenase family protein, with the protein MDSSYLNEYAHSADSNALFNGAPLTEQQRDLIAKVDECGVKWAERAFKHDLEASFPTENYNDLKSMGFLALCVPKRLGGLGADYRTYALVATRISYYCASTANTFNMHNANSLWTADMVDALELTPEQRESHEHNRAIHYKNMLEGKIYSQPFSEGSGAAAGKHPFGTITTRSGDGWVINGKKIFASLSGSADYYGVLCTEDIPGATLADTMFMAIPANAPGVSVVGDWDPMGMRGTVSRTLIFKDVFVPDTAQLMPRGVYIKAASKYPHMFMTLTPTYMGLAQAAYDFAVAYLRGEVAGVNVKRRMYPTKQYSIAEMYIKLQQAWALFHRATSEFKRSPSREERMRAYACQYTVMEYCAEICSAAVRVCGGQAMLKTFPLERMYRDSRCGALMLPWTSEICIDRLGRGLLYKEGERDD; encoded by the coding sequence ATGGACAGCAGCTACCTGAATGAATACGCCCACTCCGCCGACAGCAATGCCCTGTTCAACGGCGCCCCCCTTACCGAGCAGCAAAGAGACCTGATCGCCAAAGTAGATGAGTGCGGCGTGAAATGGGCGGAACGCGCATTCAAACACGACCTTGAAGCCAGCTTCCCTACCGAGAATTACAACGACCTGAAAAGCATGGGGTTCCTGGCCCTGTGCGTGCCCAAACGCCTGGGGGGACTGGGTGCCGACTACCGAACATATGCTTTGGTGGCGACGCGCATCTCATACTATTGCGCCAGCACGGCCAACACGTTCAACATGCATAACGCCAATTCGCTTTGGACAGCCGACATGGTGGATGCGCTTGAGCTCACACCCGAACAACGTGAAAGCCACGAGCACAATCGCGCAATTCACTACAAGAACATGCTCGAAGGCAAAATCTATTCACAACCTTTTTCAGAAGGCAGTGGGGCCGCGGCAGGCAAACACCCCTTCGGCACCATCACCACACGTTCAGGCGACGGTTGGGTCATTAACGGCAAGAAAATTTTTGCTTCGTTATCCGGCTCTGCAGACTACTACGGCGTGCTCTGTACTGAAGACATTCCGGGCGCCACGTTAGCCGACACGATGTTCATGGCCATTCCGGCCAATGCGCCCGGCGTATCGGTGGTGGGCGACTGGGACCCAATGGGCATGCGTGGAACCGTGTCCCGTACCTTGATTTTCAAAGATGTATTTGTGCCCGACACCGCACAACTGATGCCGCGCGGCGTATACATAAAAGCGGCCTCAAAATATCCGCATATGTTCATGACGCTCACCCCCACGTACATGGGGCTCGCTCAGGCAGCGTACGATTTCGCCGTTGCCTATTTGCGTGGTGAAGTCGCCGGCGTTAACGTTAAACGACGCATGTACCCCACCAAACAATACAGCATCGCCGAAATGTACATTAAGCTGCAACAGGCGTGGGCTTTGTTCCACCGGGCCACCTCGGAATTCAAGCGCAGCCCCTCGCGTGAAGAACGCATGCGCGCCTACGCGTGTCAGTATACTGTTATGGAATATTGTGCCGAAATTTGCTCGGCGGCAGTGCGCGTATGCGGCGGTCAAGCCATGCTTAAAACCTTCCCGCTGGAACGCATGTATCGCGACAGCCGCTGCGGCGCGCTCATGCTGCCCTGGACATCTGAAATCTGCATCGACCGCCTGGGCCGTGGCCTGCTCTACAAGGAGGGCGAACGTGATGATTGA
- a CDS encoding alpha/beta fold hydrolase, translating into MRRLPVNTVPTWLASGHNRTPLILLHGMGSTASVWLPQLDAFGPSRQVIAWTMPGYGQSPLLPALSWSNLAAALANMLDTLSINKAHILGHSIGGMVAQEFYHHFPCRVASLILSSTSAGFGSTDPEWKETFLRQRTEPLSQFDSFSQAAPVLLDQFLGPRTSPAMRNLATLSARAIERERYIDYMRLLVTFDRKTELGNITVPTLLLAGELDDQAPPKGMQRMANRLPNARLHQFQQTKHMANLESPDTFNRVVTDFLASICTSTCRSAA; encoded by the coding sequence ATGCGACGTCTTCCAGTGAATACCGTACCTACCTGGCTGGCGTCGGGCCATAACCGAACGCCATTAATCCTGCTTCACGGCATGGGCTCTACTGCCAGTGTTTGGCTGCCGCAATTAGATGCATTTGGCCCATCGCGTCAGGTTATTGCCTGGACAATGCCCGGCTATGGCCAGTCGCCCTTGTTGCCGGCTTTAAGCTGGAGCAACCTGGCGGCTGCGCTGGCCAACATGCTGGACACTTTAAGCATCAACAAGGCACACATTCTGGGCCACTCAATCGGCGGCATGGTGGCACAAGAGTTCTACCATCATTTCCCCTGCCGCGTGGCCAGCCTGATACTCTCATCAACAAGCGCAGGCTTTGGCAGCACCGACCCGGAATGGAAAGAGACATTTCTTCGTCAACGCACCGAGCCTTTGTCGCAATTCGACAGCTTTTCCCAAGCCGCGCCGGTACTGCTCGACCAATTTCTGGGGCCAAGAACATCACCCGCGATGCGCAACCTTGCAACATTATCGGCACGTGCTATCGAACGTGAACGTTATATAGATTACATGCGGCTACTGGTCACGTTCGACCGCAAAACAGAACTGGGCAACATCACGGTTCCCACATTGCTGCTGGCCGGTGAACTGGACGACCAGGCACCCCCAAAAGGCATGCAGCGCATGGCAAACCGACTGCCCAACGCTCGCCTGCACCAATTCCAACAAACCAAACACATGGCCAATCTCGAGTCGCCCGACACATTCAACCGTGTCGTGACCGATTTTCTGGCCTCTATATGTACCTCAACATGTCGCAGCGCGGCATAA